A window of Miscanthus floridulus cultivar M001 chromosome 12, ASM1932011v1, whole genome shotgun sequence genomic DNA:
CTCGGCCTTGAGGACCTCCTCACCGCGCTTTGCCTCCACCATCGCTCGCTTCTCTTCGGCTTCCTTGTGGATCATTGCAACCTTGTTCTTCATCTTCTCAGCATATTCAGCCTTCTTCTTTTCCAGTTGTTCCTGAACATGAATAAatcataagctttagctaagagGATATCACCTTTGAGGGGTGGCATATTAGTCTACTGGATCTATCCTTCTCCAAATTCCTCTATAATGGATTAATTGTTATCGGTGACTCAAGTCTCTATCAAAATATGAGAGATGCTTAAACTTAGTAAGTGCACATACCAGATGATAAAAAAGATCATTCCTTCTATTAAAAGGTCAAAGAAGAGAGCGAATGGAATTACCTCAATCTTCTTCAGTTGAGCTTCTATGTTTGCTTTGTTTGTGTTCTCCCATGAAAGAATAGCGGATACTTTCTTAGCAGCCCTGTCACAATTGTGCCAATTAATTCAAGTTAGGAATTTCCACATCACCTGCCAACGGATTATTTCAACTTCTATTGGATATTAAGAATCTAGATAGATGTGAAGTGTTTTCTATATGATATCTTCCACTTGACATACTATGTTATCCTGTTTGCCCTTATGCCTTTTGTCATTTTAGTTTGGATTGAGCAGAATTTTGTATCCACTTCCCTGGTTGTAATGCTAGAAATCCTAGAAACATCATTCACAGAAACTTGTACTAAACTTCCAATTCCTTTGATGAAAGAACTATAGATGACTGAAGAATGCAGAGCAAAAACTGCATCTACTGTAATGAACAAATAATGGTTCCACTGAAAACGAGTTCAGGGGAATAGGAAAAGGTAAGAAACATACTTGTTATCAGCTTTTGTCTTCTCATTCTCTTCCCATGCTTTGATCAAAGAGTTCCTCTTCTCTGTTTCCACCCTTGCAAGAGCGAGATCTGCAGATCATGTTTCAGGTTTTAATAGGCATAGTTGTACACTTGTACTCGATGACAAGAAGAAATTATTTAATTATTACCTCTGTCATTGGAGCCCCCTTGCTTCTCGGCAGAAGGCTTCTCTGGAGCAGGTTCATCTGCAACTTCTGGAAAGACAGAAAAATAGAGAATTTAAGCTTGTTTTTCTGCAAATTTTGCTGAACAATTTTATATAGAAGAAGTATATGTCATGGGCATAAAGAGGGGCGCCGTAGGGCGCAAGTGTCTGTCATGGGCATAAAGAGGGGCGCCGTAGGGCGCAAGTGTCCTAGTTGGGCCTTAAGCCCATTAGTGTTAATTAGTGTCTCTCTTAGTTATTTATCTATAGGAATAGTACCATATtgtctaggcacaagaggtgttAGTCCTATGTACCCTTTATATTCAGCCCATGGGGCACAATGGAAGGGAAGGAATGAATTATGAAACTATTCTAGTCCCCCTCAATCTCTCAAGCTCTAGGCAAAGCTTAAGGCCTAATTATCCCCAGTTATCCCCAAATATATCCGGGTACATAACATCTGGTATCACGAGTCTGTCGATCCTTCCACAGCCGCTGCCAGTCTTCTCCATTAGCCGCCGCCAGCAGCAACCATCTCGTCGATCCTctccatccaaaaaaaaaaaaccgatcCAGCAGAACCCTAATTCCGCCGCCGCCAGGCCAACCCCCACCATCGCCGCCGTCTTCATGCGCCGCCGCAGCCACAACCCACCACCAAGCACCACGCCTTTCTTCTACTCTTTGCCGCACCATCAAGATTCTATTCTTAGCCCCACCACCAAGCACCAGTCCAAGACAGCGCCAAGCTTATGAGGGAAGGAAAGGCAGAGAATTGTCCGCGCCATCCGCGCGGCCCTCCTTCAGTTGCGCCGTCCACGCGCGGATCAAAGTCTCCACGCGCGGGGACTCCTCCGCGCGATTCGTCTTCACGCGCGCGCGGGCTTCACGTGCGGGCGCTGGTGGGACTCCGCGCGATTCTTCTTCACGCGCGGGCGGTCTCCTTCCGCGCGGGCCATCTCCACGCACGCGGGTCTTTCCCGCACCGATCGTCTTCACGCGGGTGATCATCCCCACGCGCGTACCTTCGTCCCCTGCTTCAGCGGGACACTGTCCGTCGACGCCCGTACATGATGGAGTTTCCACAGTTTGATGGAACCTCTGATCCGGAGGCCTTCATCAACCAGTGCGAGCTCTACTTCCGCCGGGAGCGCATCATGGTGGAAGAACGGGTCTGGATAGCTTCTTGCAATTTGAAAGCTGACGCCCGGGTTTGGTTCCTCCAATACCAGGAGGAGGAAGGCACCCCAGCGTGGCGTCACTTCACCGAGCTCCTGCGGCGGCGGTTCAAACCGCCCCCAGGCCCCGACCTGCTCGACAACTCCATGCGCCGCCTTGATAAGATGTCCGCACAACTTGATCGCATCCGGGCGTGTCTCGAGGCGATGGACAAGAGGGACCGTGAACGCCGGGCGGCTGTACGCCTCCAGGCAGCCACACGCGGACTCCTGGCACGCCGCCGAGCGCGGGCTCTTCGTGCCACAAAAGCATTGAAGGAGCAAGCAACGGTGCGCCTCCAGGCAGCAGTACGAGGATTGCTTGTCCGTCGCATGGTGCGGAAGATACGCAGGCACCTCAGCTCCTCGCTGTCATGCCTGTTCATCCCCTCGGGCCCTTCCATACATCATGCGGCTCCAATCGAAGGGGAGGTCCAAGTATGGGCGCCTCCAGTGCAGCGACCTCGCATCACCATCCAGCATCAGGCATCAAAGGCTATGGCGATCTCATTCATCCTTGTGCCTGCCGTGGTGCTAGACACATCCAGCATAAGCGCCGGTTGCTTCACGCTCCACCCTTCAGCTTACATGAAGTCAACAGAGGCGCTCTTCCCTTGGGATCCAGGTGGATATAGTTGTATTTTCGTCTTAAATAAAAATGGTAAGCCGAGATGTAAAAGGCTTAACCTTAGGTCGAGTCAAATAAGTCCGCGGAATCtatccagctcgaggacgagctgggtCTCCAAGGGCGGGGGAGATGTCATGGGCATAAAGAGGGGCGCCGTAGGGCGCAAGTGTCTGTCATGGGCATAAAGAGGGGCGCCGTAGGGCGCAAGTGTCCTAGTTGGGCCTTAAGCCCATTAGTGTTAATTAGTGTCTCTCTTAGTTATTTATCTATAGGAATAGTACCATATtgtctaggcacaagaggtgttAGTCCTATGTACCCTTTATATTCAGCCCATGGGGCACAATGGAAGGGAAGGAATGAATTATGAAACTATTCTAGTCCCCCTCAATCTCTCAAGCTCTAGGCAAAGCTACGGTTGCCAAAACAGTGGTGAAACCAACACAGTCGGCCTTTATGCCAGGTAGGAATATTATGGAAGGTGTGGTAATTCTCCACGAAACCATCCATGAATTACACTCTAAGAAAAGAAACGGAGTCATTTTCAAAATTGACTTTGAAAAAGCATATGACAAGGTCAAGTGGTCGTTCTTACAACAGACTTTGCGTATGAAAGGTTTCTCACCTAAATGGTGTAGGTGGGTTCAGAATATGGTCTCTGGAGGAAGTGTGGGGATTAAAGTTAATGATGACATTGGCCCATACTTCCAAACCAGAAGGGGACTCCGGCAGGGTGATCCTATGTCACCTATCTTATTTAACATCGTCGCTGATATGCTAGCTATTCTTATTAATAGAGCAAAAGCGGATGGGCAGATAAGTGGAATTATCCCCCACCTGATTGATGATGGTTTATCAATCCtacaatatgcagatgacaccatCATGTTTCTAGACCACGATCAAGAACAagcgaaaaatctcaaacttttaCTATGCGCCTTTGAACAATTATCTGGGCTCAAAATTAATTTCCACAAGAGTGAGATTTTTTGCTTTGGGGCAGCCAAAGAAATGGAATCCTTCTACACTGATCTCTTTGGCTGTAAAGCAGGGGAATACCCCTTCAGATATCTAGGCATCCCTATGCACCACCGGCAACTCCTTAATTCTGAATGGAGAAAAGTTGAAGAGCGATTCGAACAAAAGCTCTCATGCTGGAAAGCGAAATACTTATCCTATGGGGGACGTCTAGTACTGCTTAATTCTGTATTAAGCAGCCTACCCATGTTTATGATGTCTTTCTTTGAGATCCCAAAAGGAGTTATCAAAAAACTCGATCATTTTAGGTCGAGGTTCTTCTGGCAAGGATCCTCAGAGAAACATAAATACCGCCTTGCCAAATGGGATATCATTTGTCGTCCCAAGGATCAAGGTGGACTAGGTATTCTGAATTTACAACTGCAAAATAAATGCCTACTAGCAAAATGGCTAGTGAATCTCATGAACACAGAAGGCATATGGCAAACGCTATTACAGAATAAATACCTAAATTCAAAAAGTTTATCCCAGGTCACGGCAAAGCCAAATGATTCACATTTTTGGAGAGGCCTCATGCATATCAAGGATGAGGTGCTGGCAAAAGGTTCTTTCGATATTAAGGATGGAACCACGGCTAGATTTTGGGATGATGTATGGGTAGGTGCTAGGCCTCTGAAAGTTCGTTATCCATCTTTATATAATATTGTGAGAGATCCTCACGCTACAGTCTCAAAGATAATGAGCACTAGCCCTCTGAATATTTCTTTTAGGAGGGCTCTGGTGGGTAATAAACTTACAGAATGGCTTAGTCTAGTAGCAAGTATTTCTCATGTCGAACTAATAAATGGATCTGATCATTTTAGATGGAGTTTAACCAGCTCAGGTTCATTCTCAGTCAGATCCATGTATCTCAACCTTATAGATACAAATACATCTTTTCGgcataggaagatttggaagataaaagttcctctaaaaataaaaattttcctcTGGTTCCTACAAAGAGGTGTCATTCTTACCAAAGATAACCTGTCTAGGAAAAATTGGAAAGGGAGTCAGAATTGCGTTTGTTGCAATGGGAATGAAACTATTCAACACTTATTCCTGGACTGCCCTATTGCCATAATGATTTGGAGGATTATCTTCTTTGCTACTAGTTTAACTCAACCTAGATCAATCAGCCACATGTTTGGTAACTGGCTGTCTAATCAAAATAAAAGGATTAGAAATTTGATTTGGGTGGGAGTGGCTGCTATGTGTTGGGCTATTTGGAGATGCCGTAATGATGttgtttttaataaaataaaatctaaCTCTATTATGCAGGTCATTTTCAGGGGAGCGTACTGGTTACGCTTCTGGGCCCAGCTGCAGCGTGAAGAGCAAGCTAAGGACGCGCTCTCGACAATAAGCAAGAAATTAGAAGTTATTGCTCTAGAGATATCCAATAACGGATGGAAACAATTTTATTGTTTAAGTTAGCGTCTTGGTCATGTTATAAGACCTTGGCTTTCTTTTTGGTTTTATCATTATCTGTAATTTTGGGCTGTGTACATCTACGGATGTAGAGGCCGGATgtttatccattatctaaaaaatgaTCCACCCCAGCCCATTAGCTTCACAGAGCAAAATGTTGTGTCACTATACTATTATCTGTGCAGAAGTATGCACTTGAGATTGCCATGCACAACTTATTTGTATCCAGATCCAGGTCCTGTGTAACTGCTGCTTAGATAGCTTGCTTAGTGAGAAAGATTGTAGATTCCCCTTTCTCTTATTTGACTAGTATGCTCCTGCTTGCGTAGGATTAATCTTATTCTAAACTACACGAAATACAAAGCAATAGATAGTAACCATAGAAACCTACTCTACCTCTTTCAGGAAAGGAATGACCAAATGATGACATAGTGTTCCAACTTTTAAGTATCCGATGATCAGTTTTCTGCTCTTCTTCTTAATTGAGTTCCTGCCTTTTGTTAAAAAAAACTGAGCTCTTGCCTTTTTTTTTTAAAGGTTGGTATTATGAAGATACATGACCAGGTCACCAGCATACTTAATGCAAAATAATTTCAAAGAATTAGTGGCTACAAAAAAAAATCTTCTTCTATGTATTTGTGATGTGCTTAACAATTTTTTAGGATATGGTTTGTTGGTTGATTAATTTTGGCTGTCAACACTGTACGTGTGAGATGCAATGTTCAGCTTGTATACGAGTATGTTGGCATCTTGCTAAGTTTTCGTCCCTTGAGAAAATTATCTAGTTCCGGGAATTACGGCTTTGGATGTGAATGAGTAGGCTTTGTGGGATTAATATAGGCAAATAACAAAAGATGGATCGACATGATAAGAGATAAACCAGAGAACAGCAAGTTGCCTGGTTTGCCAGCTCAAATTTGGCACCCATTGTGTTCTGTTGATTAGTTGTTCATGTTTTTGGCCATTTAAACAATAAAAGTAATTTTTTAAGGTAAACAAGCAGAACCTGTCGTCTATTAAAAAATAGGGGAAGTAACAAGGCCTAGGCCAAAGGGAAAAAAAACAATAGATGTAAATTGAATTTCCAGGAGCTTATTTTGTCTGATTCCTCACTCGTGGGGATGAAGCCGGATATTTCTTCAATTATATAAAAAAGGAGTTTTTTCGTTCAAAAATATAAAGAGTTTATTTTGTATATCTGCATAACCATTAGAGAAACTGAATGCTTCAGAGCGCATGATTTCGTCATTTGCCCACCTATGCAAGGAACTGATGTACTACATCTTTGAAGACGTAGCAGCAACTAACAGAAAGCATTGTCTAGCTTCTGTAAGCTGTGATGGGGCATGTTAATATGAGAGAAATATATATCTAAAGAAGTcagttaaaatttatcataacCTTGTCAAGATTCATCTGTCATCTGAATTTGTACTCACTAATCTAAGTTGAATAACAAAGCGGAAAAATAACAGAATTGTCTATTCTAATACCGAAATAATTCCTCCATGATTTGAAGAAATGAGAAAGAACTGTCTGATaatccagaaaaaaaaaatccaaacccACAGTGGAAAGTTGTTCTATATATACGCCTTTGTTTTCTGTCTGATTCTTTTTCTCTTAGCATGAAACTTAGAATCTTTCTAAAGCATTTTTTTTACTAGAACACAAGAGCTGCGCTTCATTATATTGAGATAGAAAAACGATCGGAATACATGCTGACTCTAAGGCTTgcgttattttttttgttttaaggGAAACTGGAATGGATAAAGGTAGAAGAAAGATGAGAGCAGGCAAGAAAGGCCAAAAGGTGGGGAGAAAGTGAAGAATTCAGGAAAGTTCCAACTACCATCTTTTTCCGAAATAAAATCTGAATTTTCACTAAAATCAAATTTCAAGAAAAGGAAATGCTACATGTCTAGGCATTAAACAACAAGCATACTTTTAGAACCCTCAAACTAGAAACCTACGATGGCCACGTCGTCCTAAAATCAATTTTGTGTTTCGAAGTGAGGGAACGATCCCCAAAATGTTTGTGGACATTTTTACCCCCGTACCCCTGCAGAACTTGACAAGCAATTCCTCCAGACTCCTTGCCAGTCATGGCTACCACTCACACAAAATGAAAAACCATTTAGCAAGCTGGTAAATAATTCTGAAAAACGATGACTCGAAAATTTACTTCACTATATATTTTTACGATAGGACTAGAGTACTTTAGAACTTGATCGCAGGTTTCAGTATGATTTGCACCTCACAGCCTGACACAAATAATTCTGAATTCCTAAGAAGAAAATTTTGTTCTCTGCGAAAAGTAGTCGGACCAAATAGGTTCGACAACAACCAGCACCAAAGGATCATGCCGACAACAAATCAGGAACCCATGAAAAGAGAAGCAAACCAACTGTCAAAGATCACAAGTAGTACCTAGTACTGCCACTGTACAGCTACTAGAAAGTACAGAGACGACGAACCAAAGCATAGAGAGGTCAGAGGAGGAGAGTTTCTCAAAATTCCTAGCACATGAATTTAAAGCACAAACAAACCAGTACGCCAGCACCACCTTTCCATCGCAAGCCTTCCACTACATAGAGGCAGGAGAATTAATTAAGCAGAGCTGGTTGTACTCACTCTCGACGATGGCCAGGGCCTTGGAGTCGtcggccg
This region includes:
- the LOC136496716 gene encoding remorin-like — protein: MAEEEAKKVEVEVTKDKEPEAAPAEAEPEAAKEDVAEEKAVIPATEPPAPADDSKALAIVEKVADEPAPEKPSAEKQGGSNDRDLALARVETEKRNSLIKAWEENEKTKADNKAAKKVSAILSWENTNKANIEAQLKKIEEQLEKKKAEYAEKMKNKVAMIHKEAEEKRAMVEAKRGEEVLKAEEMAAKYRATGHAPKKLIGCFGA